The following is a genomic window from Catenulispora sp. MAP5-51.
ACCTCGAACGAGGGCTCCAGGCCCAGCGCGCCGACCATCGCCAGCGCCTCGCGGTTGGTATCCGGCACGTCGATCACGATGCGCGCCGCGCCGGTGCGGCCCGTCCCGCCGCGCCCGGTGAACCCCGGGTCGCCGGCGGCCCCGGCGACCAGCGCGTCCAGGATCACCTCGGCGTAGACGCGGGAGTCGGCGAACAGCGGGCCGACGCGGTGGCCGTCGTGGGCCGTGCGCAGCACGCCGTAGCCGACGAGCCGGCCGTCGACGATCAGGGCCCTGCCGACGTGCCCGGGGGCGGCGAACCACTCGCGCAGGAACACCGGGCGCGGCGCCGGGAAGCACAGCGCGTCGTAGTCGGCGACCTCGCCGAAGCCGGCCTGGGCCAGCGGCACCGCGGCCGCCGAACCCGAGCCGTCGGAGGTCAGGTCGCCGACGAAGCGCACGGTGCGGTGCGCGTCCGTGAAACCCGACTTCCGGTATTTGTCCTGCTGCGCCAGGACCCCGTCGAGGCCGACGGTGCGCGCGCCGGCCCGCGGCAGCGCCGCCTTCCACGTGGCCAGGCCGTGGCCGCGGCCGCGGAACTCCGGCTTGACCAGGTGCAGCCCGAGGAAGGAGAAGTCCTCGCCGTAGTTCACCACGGACACCGCCGAGACCGGCTCGCCGCCGATCCGCCCGACGAAGAAGCCCTCGGGGTCCTGCGCCAGGAAGCAGGGGCCGTCGTGGTCTCCGGGGTTCCATCCCTCGTCGGCGCACCAGCCCTGGATGAGGGGCCAGTCGGCGAGGGACGCGCGCGTGATCTGCAGGCTGTCCGTCATAGCAATATCTTTGCGTGCACCGGCCCGCCGCACCGGGTCCGACACGCGGGCCCCGGCCGGGCACCTCGGATGCCATGATGAGCCCATGACCAACCCGTGGAACGCCCTCGTCACGCGCCTCGGCCGTCAGAAGTGGTTCGCGACCACCTTCAAGGGAGTGGCCCCGCACGTGGACCGCTTCCTGGGCCGGGTCACCGGCGGCCGGGTGTTCATGCTCACCGGTACCGGACTGCCGACGCTGCTGCTGACCACCACCGGCCGCAAGTCCGGCCAGCAGCGCACCGTGCCGCTGCTGTACTCGCGCTACCAGGGCGCGCTGCTGGTGGTCGGCTCCAACTGGGGCCAGGAGCAGAACCCGGCGTGGGCGCTGAACCTGCTGGCGAGCCCGGAGGCGACGGTCGCGGTCCGCGGGGCGTCCGGTCCGGTCCACGCGCGCGTCCTGGAGGGCGAGGAGCGCGAACTGGTCTGGAACACGATCCTGACGAAGACCTGGCCGGGCTATGAGAACTACGCCGAGCGCTCCGGCCGCCACATCAACATCTTCGCGCTGGAGCCGGTGAAGAAGACCACGGCCGCCGGATGAGCGTCCGCACCCTGAGCGAGCGCGAACTCAACCGCGCCACGCTCGACCGGCAGCTGCTGTTGCGGCGCTCGGAGATGGACGCGGCACAGGCCGTGGAACACCTGGTCGGCCTCCAGACGCAGATCCCGCCGAACCACTATGTGGCGCTGTGGTCGCGGTTGACGGACTTCGACCCGCAGGGGTTCTCCCAGCGTTTCCAGGACCGCGAGTTCGTCCGCATCAGCCTCCAGCGCTCGACGATCCACACCGTGACCGCGCGGGACTGTCTACCCCTGCGCGGACTGCTCCAGCCGGTCCAGGAGCGCAGCCTCAAGGGCGCGTTCGGTAAGCGTCTGCAGGGCATCGACCTGGCAGAGCTCGCACAGTGCGCACGAGAGTCCGCCGAGCAGGAGCCGTACACGCTCAACGACCTCGGCAAACTCCTGGCCGAGTCCTATCCCGGGCACGACGTCCAGGCGCTCGCCGCGGCGGCGCGCAACAACCTCGCGCTGGTCCAGGTGACGCCGCGCGGGTTGTGGCAGCAGGGCGGACAGGCGAAGCACACTACTGCGGAGCACTGGTTGGGAAACGCTAAGGCGGTTCCCGCTATGCAAGCCGAGGAGTTGGTCCTGCGCTATCTCACAGCGTTCGGACCGGCCTCGGTCATGGACGCCCAGAGCTGGAGCGGGCTCACCGGTCTGCGCGAAGTGTTCGAGAAGCTCCGGGCGGACCTCGTGGTCTTCCAGAGCGAATCCGGCACCGAACTGTTCGACCTTCCGGACGCGCCACGCCCCGGAGAAGACGTGCCGGCCCCGGCACGGTTCCTCCCGGACTACGACAACGTCTTCATCGGGCACAAGGAACGCGGCCGCATCAACGACCCGCGGGTACCCAAGGAGAAGGTCTTCGCGGGCAACACGCCGATCTCCACGTTCACCGTCGACGGATGGATCCGCGGCGTGTGGAAGGTGGAGACGGACAGGAAGCGCACTACGGGGACCATGAACCTCACCCCTCTGGTGGCGGTCACCAAAGCTCAGCGCGCTGATCTGGAATCCGAGGGAGCCGGGTTGCTGGAATTCCTGGTACCCGGGGCGGATCATGATGTGCGATGGATTGAGGACGAGAACGGTTGAACCTTATGAGAACGCGTACAGCGCTGTGCGCCGCGGCAGCCTCGGCTGTGCTGCTGCTCGCCGTGGCCGGCTGCGGCGGTTCGTCGGGGCCGAGCGCGGCGCTGGCGGCGGCGACGTCCGGCGCTGATACAGGCGGCGTGCCCGGAGCGCCGTCCGCTCCCGCGTCGGCCGCGTCGACGCCCTCACAGCCGTCGACACCGCCTCCGGCCTCCAGCACCCCCAGCGTCGATCCGGGGACGCTGCCGCAGACCAAGACCATGCCCACGGACACCGACCCGCAGTTCACCGCCGGCGTCAACGCCCTGTGGCAGGGCATCGTGGACGACAACCCGCAGGAGGCCATGCCGTTCTTCTTCCCGAAGAGCGCCTACCTCCAGGTGAAGGCCCTGTCCAACCCCGGGGCGGACTATGAGAACCGGCTCATCGGGTTCTACAAGCTCGACATCCACGCCGCGCACCGGCTGCTCGGCTCCGACGCCAAGGACGCGAAGCTGGTCGGGGTGAGCGTTCCGGCCCGGGCCGCGGAGTGGATCCTGCCGGGCCAGGAGCAGAACAAACTGTCGTACTACCGCGTCTACGGATCGCGGCTGACCTACACCGAGGGCGGCAAGACCAAGTCCTTCGGGCTGTTCTCGCTGATCTCCTGGCGCGGGCAGTGGTACGTCGTGCACTTCGGCCCGAACCCGCGGCCCAAGCCGATCGGGGTCGTCTACCAGCCGCGCGGCTGACGAACAGCAGACCTGGGATGTATACGGCCGGTGACCATCCCTTGACGCTCATCTGACACCCGAGCCACGCCCTCAACAGGCGCCGCGACGGCGCCTGTGACAGCTTTGAGGAATGCGATCACCGTCGCTGCTGTCGGGCTGGCCAGGGCGCGAACGGCGCCTGCTCGGCATCCTGGCCGCCGCGCTCGTGGTGATCCTGGCTGTGTTCTTCCCCTCCCACGGCACCCTGCGCGATGTGGCGTGGTTCGCCATCGCCGGATGGACCACCGCGGCGATGGCGGTCGGGATCCGGGCCAACCGGCCGCCCTACGCGCACGCCTGGTACCTGCTGGCCCTGGCCGCCGGGCTGCTGACGGCCTCCAACCACACGGACTTCGCCTACGCGCGCCACACCCTGCCGAACTTCGCGGACTGGCTCGGGCTGCTCGGCTACCCGCTGGCGCTGATCGGCCTGCGGCTGGTGATGAAGCACCGGCTGGTCGGCCGGGACTCGGCCGGGACCCTGGACGCGCTGATCGTGGTGTTCGCCGCGGCCTACGCGGCGTGGGTCTACCTGATCGTGCCGTACTACCAGGACAACGGAGAGCCCTGGGACTACCGGCTGATCGCCATCCTGGACCCGCTCGGCGACCTGCTGCTGCTGGGCATGCTGCTGCGGCTGCTCATCTCCTCCGGGCCGCGCAGCGCGGCGCTGTGGCTGCTCAGTGTCGGCGCCCTGTTCCAGACCGGGGCCGACCTCGTAGAGTCCTCGCTGCGCCTGAACTCCGCCAACTGGTTCAACTCCCACGCCGGCAATGTGGTGCTGGAGCTCTCCTGGCTGATGTTCGCGGCGCTGTGGGTGGCCGCGGCGATCGTGCCCTCGGCGCACGACCTGACCAGACCGGTGCGGGAGACGGCCCGCGACGCGCTGCCGACCGCCTGGTCCCGGCCGCCCCGGATCGCCCCGCTGGTGCTTGCCGCGCTGGTGACGCCGACCATCAACGCCGTGGAACTGGCCGAGGGCGACCTGCCGACCGGCTGGGCCGGGCCGGTGATCGGGCTCGGGGTGTACCTGATGATCCTGGCGCGGGTCGCGGTGATGGTGCGCTCGCACCGGCAGGCGCTGGCGCGGGAGTCGATCCTGCTGACGGCCAGCGAGGGACTGGGCGTGGCCTCCGGGCGCGGGCAGGTGGCCGGGGCGCTGGCCGAGGGCGCGGCCGGGCTGTTCGCCGGGCGCAAGGCGGAGCACAAGGTGCTGGTGGCCGTGGACGGCACCGAGGGGGTGCGGGTGGCCGTCACCGGCGGCGTGAACGGCGGCTCCGGGTTCGGGCGGACCCACCCTCCGGCCGCGCTGCCGGATCCCGATTCCGCGCAGTGGCGCACGATGCTGAGCACGCTCTGCTCGGCCGCCGCCGTCCTCGCGGCGGCCGAGGACGAGCCGTACAGCGCCGTGACCTCCGGCGGGCTGAAGCGGCGCGAGCACTTCCACCCGGCAAACGTCATGCACACCGCCGACCTGCCGCCGCCGATGGCCAAGCGGCTGGGACCGCAGGTGCACACCAGCGTGGTGGCGCTGGACGGCACGGCCGGCGTGCTGGTCGTCGCGGCGGCTGAGGAGGACCTGGCGGTGCTCGGCGGGGCGCTGGAGATCCTGACCCGGCAGGCGTCCGCGGCGCTGGAGCGGATCGGGCTGAGCCAGGAGATCACCCGCCGGGACAGCGAGGCGTACTTCAGGGCGCTGGTGCAGAACACCTCGGACGCGATCCTGATCGTCGACACCGGGCTGGTGGTCCGCTACGCCTCGCCGTCCTCGACCCGGCTGTTCGGCGACCTGCCGCTGCGCGACCGGCCGCTGGGCGACGTGGTCGGCAAGGTCTACGCCGCCGAGGTCGCGGTGCGGGTCGGGGATCCGACGCCGCAGCCGCCGGTGAGCCGGGACTGGGAGATCGCGATCCCCGGCGGGGACCCGCACGAGGTCGAGGCGACCATCGCCGACCTGCGCGCCGAGCCGACGGTCGGCGGCTTCGTGCTGTCGCTGCACGACGTGACCACCGCGCGCGGGCTGGCGCGCACGCTGCAGCGGCACGCCTACCGCGACCCGCTCACCGACCTGCCGAACCGGCTGGCGTTCCTGCGCGGGCTGGAGGACGCGGTGGAGCTGGCCTCGCCGGCGGTGACGGTGAGCGTGATGCTGATGGACCTGGACCGGTTCCGGGAGATCAACGACTTCCACGGCCGCGAGGCCGGGGACGAGGTGCTGCGGGACACCGCCGAGCGGATCAAGTCCCGGCTCGGGCCCGGCGACGTGCTGGCGCGCACCGGCGGCGACGAGTTCGCGGTGCTGGCCGTCCGGCGCGCCGACGAGGCCCCGATGCTGCCGGTCGGGATGCCCGGCGAGGACAAGCCCTTCTACGTCGGGCCGATCGCCGTCACCACCTCCGGCGCCCTGGCCTCCTGCACGGCCGGGGCCAGCGGCGCCTCGCTGCTGGCCGACGCCGAGATGACCCTGCACGCCGCGCGCGGCGCCGGGCCCAACACCTGGCGCGAGTACGACCCGCGGCTGCGGGCCGACCTGGCGCGCAGCGCGGCCCGCCGCTCGGGACTGGACCGGGCCCTGGCCGAGGGCTCCTTCGAGCTCTACTACCAGCCGATCGTCTGGCTCGACGACGGCGACATCGGCGGCTTCGAGGCCCTGGTCCGCTGGCCGCAGCCGGACGGCACGATCATCCCGCCGGACGAGTTCATCCCGCTGGCCGAGGCCACCGGCCAGATCCTGCCGCTGGGCCGCTGGATCCTGCGCACCGCCACCGAGCAGGCGGCGCGCTGGAACATCACCCGCCTGGCCCAGGGCGTGGCCCCGGTGAAGATCTCGGTGAACGTCTCGGCGCACCAGCTGCGCGACCCGGGCTTCCCCGACGAGGTCGGCAAGGCCCTCACCGACGCCGGCCTGGACCCGGCGTTCCTGATGGTGGAGGCCACGGAGAGCTCGCTGATCGACCGCGCCGGCACCGCCCTGGCCAACCTCAGGACCCTGACCCGGCGCGGCGTGGGCGTCTCCCTGGACGACTTCGGCACCGGCTACTCCTCGCTGTCCTACCTGCGGGACCTGCCGGTCAGCGCCCTGAAGATCGACAAGGCCTTCGTCGACGGCGTCCCCGACGAGCCGCGGCAGACCGCCCTGGTGAAGGGCATCATCGGCATCGCCAAGTCGCTGGCGCTGATGGTGGTCGCCGAGGGCGTGGAGACGGCGCAGCAACGCCGGGCCCTGGCCCGCATGGGCGCCGACCTGGGACAGGGGTACCTGTACGCGCGGCCGATGCGGGTCCGCCAGGCCACGGAGCTGATGCGCGCCGGACGCGTGAAGCTGCCGCGCGATGAAGGCGAGGAGGCGGACGAGGACGAGTTCGACGACGCGGGTGACGGGGCCGACGGGGCCGACGGGGCCGACGAGGGCGAGTCCGAGTCCGAGGACCGGAACGGGGTGGGCTGGTGAGCGGCGCGGGGCCGAGGAAGCCCGAGGACGGGGCCGGGGACGGCGTGGGTTCGCGGTCCCGAGCCCCCGGGCGCGCGGCGGAGCAGCAGTCTGAAGACTCGCACGTCTCGCCCGACTCGCCGAAGTACCCATCCGCACCGCGCCTCATAGCCCCCGCGCAGCCGCCGCAGCTGGCCGCATCGAACCGCTTCCCCAAGGACCCCTCCTCCCCCGCGATCCGCCATCGCCGCTTACGGCGTCCGCACCCGCGGCACCTGTCCGTGACCTCCGTCTGGGAGCACAGCGAGGTGGAGCACCGGCGCTTCGCCACTCGCTTCGCCGGGCAGCTGCTGCTCATCGGTGCCGGGCTCGGTGCGTTCCTGACGCTCGTGCTCGGGGTGCAGGGCGGCATCTTCTCCGCCGGGTGGGTCGTGTTCCTCGGCGCGTGCGCCATCGCGGCCGTGTGGGGGCTGGTGTTCGTGCTGCTGCCGATACCGGCGCCGGATCCGGTGTTGCGGGCGACACCCGCGGCGGCGGCGCTGCTGATCACGGTCACGCTCGCGTCGAACCACAGCAACGCCGCCGACGGCATGCTGCTGCTCGTGTGGCCGTTGTTGTTCGCCGCGTATCTGCTGCCGCGGCGGACCGCTTACTGGACGCTGGCCATCGTCGTCGGGTGCCTCACGGTCATCCTGGCCGAGGGGTCCGGGCCGGGACGGTTCGAGGCCTGGGTGGAGACCGCCACCTCGCTGGCGCTCACGCTGGTGGTGATCCTGCGGGTGCGGGGGCAGGCCGACCGGCTCAAGGCGGCGCTGGCCGAGCAGGCCAGCACCGATCCGCTGACCGGGCTGAGCAACCGGCGGGCGTTCGACGCGGCGTTGGAGCGCGAGGTCGCGCGGCAGCGGCGGACGCGCGCGCCGTTGTCGCTGCTGGCGGTGGACGTCGACCACTTCAAGAAGATCAACGACACCTGGGGGCACGCCGCCGGCGACGACACCCTGGCCGCGCTCGGCGACCTGCTCCCACGCCTGGTGCGGGCCAGCGACACCGTCAGCCGGGTCGGCGGCGAGGAGTTCGGCGTGCTGCTCCCCGACTGCACAGCGCCGCAGGCCAGGGCGCGCGCCGACGCCCTGCGCGCCGAGGTCTGGGCCGCCTCGCGCGGCTGGACGCATCCGGTGACCGTCAGCGTGGGCGTGGCCACCGTGCCGGACTCCGCCGAGGCGCTGGACGACCTCGTCGTCGCCGCCGACATGGCGCTGTACGCGGCCAAGGAGTCCGGCCGGGACCGGGTGCGGGTGGCGCCGAAGCGGCGGCGGGAGGACGTGCCCTGAGTCAGGCCGCCTCCGGCTCGCGCCGGATCAGGCAGTAGATCCCGCCCCCGGGATCCCGCATCACGAGCCAGTTCGGACCCTCGCGGACGAACTCCGCGCCGAGCGACTCGTGCCATTCCCGCTCGGCGTCGGCGTCGGAGCTGCTCACGTCCAGGTGCGCCGACGTCGGCCGCTCCTCGCCGACCCGCTGGAACAGCACGTCCAGCGGGAACCCGGCCGGCCGCTCCAGCCAGCTGTACTCCTCGAACCGGCTGCTCGGCACGACCGGCAGTCCGCTCAGGCCGCTCCAGAACGCGACCTCGGTGTCGTGCGCGGACGGCGCGATGTCGACGCACACCTGGTCCAGACGACTGCGCCGGCCCGCGCCGGACACGAACGGATCCGCCGCGCGCCGCGCCCCGTGCCAGTCGGTGACGCAGAGGCGGACAGCGTGCTGCCCGTGACCGTGGTCCAGAACCGCGCGCTGTCCTCGAACGCGTGCTCCGGACGGTCAATGAACAACCAAGCCCACTTCAGCATGCCACCAGGCTATTCCCAACCCCCGACGGGGCCCCGTAATCTGCCGCGATGCGGACCGACGACGATCCCCAGGAACCGACCGGCCCCGAGGCCGAGGCCGAGCTTGAACCAGAGCTCGAAGCCGAGGCAGAGGCAGAGCCCGAGGCGCCCCCGACCCCGGCCCCGACGCCCACTCCGGCCCCGCGCCCGCGACGCCGCTTCAGAAAGCTCAAGATCACCTCCGCGGTCCTCGCCGGTCTGCTCGTGGTCCTGGTCGGCGCCGGCACCTGGTGGGTGAACACCTCGCTGCACGCCTCCTATCCGCAGACCAAGGGCACCCTGCACGTCGCCGGCCTGTCGGCGAGCGTCGAAGTGGACCGCGACGCCCAAGGCGTCCCGCAGCTCTACGCCTCGACCACGCACGACCTGTTCTTCGCCCAGGGCTACGTCCAGGCCCAGGACCGCTTCTGGCAGATGGACGTCTACCGCCACGTCACCGCCGGCCGCCTGTCCGAGATGTTCGGCTCCGGCCAGGTCGACACCGACAAGTTCATCCGCACCATGGGCTGGCGCGACGTCGCCCAGCAGGAGTACGACGGCCTGAGCGCGCAGACGAAGGCGTACCTGAACGCCTACTGCGATGGCGTGAACGCGTATTTGAAGGATCACAAGGGTTCCCAAGCGTCGGTGGAGTACGCGGTCCTCGGCCTGCAAACCGACTACACCCCCTACACCTGGACGCCGGTGGACTCGCTGTCCTGGCTCAAGGCCCTGGCCTGGGACCTGCGCGACAACATGCAGTCCGAGATCGACCGGGCCCTGTCCTCGCAAACCGTGGCCAAGAACCAGGTGGACCAGCTGTTCCCGCCCTATCCGGCCTCGCATCCGGTGATCGTGCATCAGGGTGCTGTCGTGAACGGCGCCTTCGACCAGAACGCCTCGCCCACCTCCGACGTCCCGCTGTCCGGGGCGGCGCTCCCGGCATCGGCGGCCAGTGCGCTGGCGAACCTCTCGCACACCGTCTCCGCCCTCCCGGCCTATCTACAGCCGACCGTCGAGGGCGTCGGTTCCAACTCCTGGGTGGTCTCCGGCGATCTGACCGCGACCGGCAAACCCTTGCTGGCCAACGACCCGCACCTGGCCCCGCAGCTGCCCTCGATCTGGTATCAGATGGGTCTGCACTGCACGACCGTGGACGCGGCCTGCCCCTACGACGTCACCGGGTTCACCATGCCCGGCACCCCCGGCGTGGTGATCGGCCACACCCCGACCGTGGCCTGGGGCTTCACCAACGGCACCGAGGACGTCAGCGACCTGGTCCTGGAGAAGGTCAGCGGCAGCACCTACGAGTACGACGGCCACCAGGTCCCGTTGACGGTCAAGCAGGAGACCATCAAGGTCGCCGGCGGCAAGTCCGTCCCGATCACCGTCCGCACCACGAACCAGGGCCCGCTGGTCTCCGACGCCGACAAGGACATCGCCAGCGCCGGCAACGGATACGCCGTGGCGTTGCGCTGGACGGCGCTGACCCCCGGGCACACCGCCGACGCGCTGTTCGCCCTGGACCGCGCGACCGACTGGGCCTCGTTCCGGGCCGCGGCAGCGGACTTCGCCGTGCCGTCGCAGAACATGATCTACGCCGACACCTCCGGCAACATCGGCTACCAGACCCCGGGCCGGATCCCGATCCGGAAGAACGGCGACGGCCGCTGGCCGGTGCCCGGCTGGACCGACCAGTACGAGTGGACCGGCTACGTCCCCTTCGACCAGCTGCCGCACGAGCTGAACCCGGCCGACGGCTTCGTGGCCACCGCCAACAACCCGATCATCGGGCCGGAGTATCCGTATCTGCTCTCGGAGGACTTCGACTACGGGTACCGCGCGAACGAGATCACCAAGCGCCTGCAGGCCGCCACCGCCGACGGCAAGAAGATCGACGCCGCCGGGATGCGCGCCATCCAGTCCGACACCCGCAACGAGTTCGCGTCCGTGCTGGTGCCGTACCTGCAGAAGCTTCCGGCCTCGTCGAAGAAGCAGACCCAGGCAGCGGTCGCGCTGTTCAACGGCTGGGACTATACGACTCCTGACACGTCGGCCGCCGCGGCGTACTTCTACGAGGTCTGGAAGTTCATCTGCAAGGACGCCTTCGAGGCCAAGCTGCCCTCCTCGGTGGACGTGGACGGCGGCGACCGCTGGTTCGCGGTAACCACCGACCTGCTGCCGGAAGCGTCCAGCTTCTGGTGGAACGGGAACCGCGACGCGTTGCTGGCCAAGGCGATGGATCAGGCCTCGGCCGAGCTGACCTCACAACAGGGTTCTGATGTGAAGGGCTGGCAGTGGGGCGCGCTGCACAAGCTGACCCCGACCAACCAGACGCTGGGCACCGGCGGGCCGTGGTTCGTCAAGTGGCTGGTGAACGGCGACCCGGTGCCGGTCTCCGGCGGCTCGTCGGTCGTGGACGCGACCGGCTTCGACATCGCCAAGGACTTCTCGGTCGACGAGCTGCCCTCGATGCGGATGGTCGTGGACCTGTCGAATCTGGACGCCTCGACCTGGGTGAACCTCACCGGCGCCTCCGGCCACGTCGACGATCCGAACTACCTGGACCAGCTGCCGCTGTGGCGCACCTTCCAGACGCTGCCGTGGCCGTACTCCAGGCCCGCGGTCCTGGCGGCCGCCAAGGACAAGCTCACGCTGGCGCCGTAGTCGCAGTCGTCGTCGTGGCCGGATCCCGCGCCGGGATCCACTCCAGCCAGCTCCCATGGGGGTCGACCTTCGCGAACGCGGCGGCGGTCGGCCCCTGGGCGCCGGTGAAGTCCACGAAGGACGCCGCGACGTAGCCGCGCTCGCCGGGTGCCTCGATCCCGAAGGCCCGGCCGAGGCGGTGGTCCTCGTTGAGGACGAGCATCAGGGCACGCGTTCGCGAAAGCTCGATGACGCGCTCGGCGAAGGCCTGCCGGTCTTCCCGCGCCAA
Proteins encoded in this region:
- a CDS encoding GNAT family N-acetyltransferase; translation: MTDSLQITRASLADWPLIQGWCADEGWNPGDHDGPCFLAQDPEGFFVGRIGGEPVSAVSVVNYGEDFSFLGLHLVKPEFRGRGHGLATWKAALPRAGARTVGLDGVLAQQDKYRKSGFTDAHRTVRFVGDLTSDGSGSAAAVPLAQAGFGEVADYDALCFPAPRPVFLREWFAAPGHVGRALIVDGRLVGYGVLRTAHDGHRVGPLFADSRVYAEVILDALVAGAAGDPGFTGRGGTGRTGAARIVIDVPDTNREALAMVGALGLEPSFEVARMYTGPVREVDHGKAFGMTSLDLG
- a CDS encoding nitroreductase/quinone reductase family protein, which codes for MTNPWNALVTRLGRQKWFATTFKGVAPHVDRFLGRVTGGRVFMLTGTGLPTLLLTTTGRKSGQQRTVPLLYSRYQGALLVVGSNWGQEQNPAWALNLLASPEATVAVRGASGPVHARVLEGEERELVWNTILTKTWPGYENYAERSGRHINIFALEPVKKTTAAG
- a CDS encoding winged helix DNA-binding domain-containing protein yields the protein MSVRTLSERELNRATLDRQLLLRRSEMDAAQAVEHLVGLQTQIPPNHYVALWSRLTDFDPQGFSQRFQDREFVRISLQRSTIHTVTARDCLPLRGLLQPVQERSLKGAFGKRLQGIDLAELAQCARESAEQEPYTLNDLGKLLAESYPGHDVQALAAAARNNLALVQVTPRGLWQQGGQAKHTTAEHWLGNAKAVPAMQAEELVLRYLTAFGPASVMDAQSWSGLTGLREVFEKLRADLVVFQSESGTELFDLPDAPRPGEDVPAPARFLPDYDNVFIGHKERGRINDPRVPKEKVFAGNTPISTFTVDGWIRGVWKVETDRKRTTGTMNLTPLVAVTKAQRADLESEGAGLLEFLVPGADHDVRWIEDENG
- a CDS encoding putative bifunctional diguanylate cyclase/phosphodiesterase, encoding MRSPSLLSGWPGRERRLLGILAAALVVILAVFFPSHGTLRDVAWFAIAGWTTAAMAVGIRANRPPYAHAWYLLALAAGLLTASNHTDFAYARHTLPNFADWLGLLGYPLALIGLRLVMKHRLVGRDSAGTLDALIVVFAAAYAAWVYLIVPYYQDNGEPWDYRLIAILDPLGDLLLLGMLLRLLISSGPRSAALWLLSVGALFQTGADLVESSLRLNSANWFNSHAGNVVLELSWLMFAALWVAAAIVPSAHDLTRPVRETARDALPTAWSRPPRIAPLVLAALVTPTINAVELAEGDLPTGWAGPVIGLGVYLMILARVAVMVRSHRQALARESILLTASEGLGVASGRGQVAGALAEGAAGLFAGRKAEHKVLVAVDGTEGVRVAVTGGVNGGSGFGRTHPPAALPDPDSAQWRTMLSTLCSAAAVLAAAEDEPYSAVTSGGLKRREHFHPANVMHTADLPPPMAKRLGPQVHTSVVALDGTAGVLVVAAAEEDLAVLGGALEILTRQASAALERIGLSQEITRRDSEAYFRALVQNTSDAILIVDTGLVVRYASPSSTRLFGDLPLRDRPLGDVVGKVYAAEVAVRVGDPTPQPPVSRDWEIAIPGGDPHEVEATIADLRAEPTVGGFVLSLHDVTTARGLARTLQRHAYRDPLTDLPNRLAFLRGLEDAVELASPAVTVSVMLMDLDRFREINDFHGREAGDEVLRDTAERIKSRLGPGDVLARTGGDEFAVLAVRRADEAPMLPVGMPGEDKPFYVGPIAVTTSGALASCTAGASGASLLADAEMTLHAARGAGPNTWREYDPRLRADLARSAARRSGLDRALAEGSFELYYQPIVWLDDGDIGGFEALVRWPQPDGTIIPPDEFIPLAEATGQILPLGRWILRTATEQAARWNITRLAQGVAPVKISVNVSAHQLRDPGFPDEVGKALTDAGLDPAFLMVEATESSLIDRAGTALANLRTLTRRGVGVSLDDFGTGYSSLSYLRDLPVSALKIDKAFVDGVPDEPRQTALVKGIIGIAKSLALMVVAEGVETAQQRRALARMGADLGQGYLYARPMRVRQATELMRAGRVKLPRDEGEEADEDEFDDAGDGADGADGADEGESESEDRNGVGW
- a CDS encoding GGDEF domain-containing protein, which codes for MSGAGPRKPEDGAGDGVGSRSRAPGRAAEQQSEDSHVSPDSPKYPSAPRLIAPAQPPQLAASNRFPKDPSSPAIRHRRLRRPHPRHLSVTSVWEHSEVEHRRFATRFAGQLLLIGAGLGAFLTLVLGVQGGIFSAGWVVFLGACAIAAVWGLVFVLLPIPAPDPVLRATPAAAALLITVTLASNHSNAADGMLLLVWPLLFAAYLLPRRTAYWTLAIVVGCLTVILAEGSGPGRFEAWVETATSLALTLVVILRVRGQADRLKAALAEQASTDPLTGLSNRRAFDAALEREVARQRRTRAPLSLLAVDVDHFKKINDTWGHAAGDDTLAALGDLLPRLVRASDTVSRVGGEEFGVLLPDCTAPQARARADALRAEVWAASRGWTHPVTVSVGVATVPDSAEALDDLVVAADMALYAAKESGRDRVRVAPKRRREDVP
- a CDS encoding VOC family protein; amino-acid sequence: MSGAGRRSRLDQVCVDIAPSAHDTEVAFWSGLSGLPVVPSSRFEEYSWLERPAGFPLDVLFQRVGEERPTSAHLDVSSSDADAEREWHESLGAEFVREGPNWLVMRDPGGGIYCLIRREPEAA
- a CDS encoding penicillin acylase family protein, translated to MRTDDDPQEPTGPEAEAELEPELEAEAEAEPEAPPTPAPTPTPAPRPRRRFRKLKITSAVLAGLLVVLVGAGTWWVNTSLHASYPQTKGTLHVAGLSASVEVDRDAQGVPQLYASTTHDLFFAQGYVQAQDRFWQMDVYRHVTAGRLSEMFGSGQVDTDKFIRTMGWRDVAQQEYDGLSAQTKAYLNAYCDGVNAYLKDHKGSQASVEYAVLGLQTDYTPYTWTPVDSLSWLKALAWDLRDNMQSEIDRALSSQTVAKNQVDQLFPPYPASHPVIVHQGAVVNGAFDQNASPTSDVPLSGAALPASAASALANLSHTVSALPAYLQPTVEGVGSNSWVVSGDLTATGKPLLANDPHLAPQLPSIWYQMGLHCTTVDAACPYDVTGFTMPGTPGVVIGHTPTVAWGFTNGTEDVSDLVLEKVSGSTYEYDGHQVPLTVKQETIKVAGGKSVPITVRTTNQGPLVSDADKDIASAGNGYAVALRWTALTPGHTADALFALDRATDWASFRAAAADFAVPSQNMIYADTSGNIGYQTPGRIPIRKNGDGRWPVPGWTDQYEWTGYVPFDQLPHELNPADGFVATANNPIIGPEYPYLLSEDFDYGYRANEITKRLQAATADGKKIDAAGMRAIQSDTRNEFASVLVPYLQKLPASSKKQTQAAVALFNGWDYTTPDTSAAAAYFYEVWKFICKDAFEAKLPSSVDVDGGDRWFAVTTDLLPEASSFWWNGNRDALLAKAMDQASAELTSQQGSDVKGWQWGALHKLTPTNQTLGTGGPWFVKWLVNGDPVPVSGGSSVVDATGFDIAKDFSVDELPSMRMVVDLSNLDASTWVNLTGASGHVDDPNYLDQLPLWRTFQTLPWPYSRPAVLAAAKDKLTLAP